A window from Pseudobutyrivibrio ruminis HUN009 encodes these proteins:
- a CDS encoding transglycosylase domain-containing protein: MNYGKENAAKQSAKLSGRKKRKRHSAGLAIIRISLICIVSVVIAGGIFAYLYAKNLIDQLPDVSTIDISPTGYMSTVYDSDGNEIETLASTGANRTYVTLDNIPIDLQHAFVAIEDARFYEHNGIDPQGIIRAAMQGILDGFHFTQGASTITQQLLKNNYFTTWTSERTKLDSINRKIQEQYLAVQLEKIVSKDVILENYLNSINLGQNTLGVEAAAERYFNKSVSDLTLSECAVIAGITQNPTKYNPISHPEENATRRKKVLKNMLDQGYITESEYETALADDVYDRIQVLNTEISTSSTSYFVDALTDEVIEDLQTRLGYTETEAYSLLYSGGLSIYSTQDTSIQNIVEEEVNNTDNYKGIEKYSFSYRLTITKSDGSTANYSDTTMLSYYQSSNSGYTLEFDTKEEAAAAIEEYKAAIMEDGDEIAGESVTYTLQPQAAMTIIDQYTGQVVAMVGGRGDKTAAKTLNRATGITRQPGSTFKVIACYAAALDAGGMTLASVENDMPTTYADGTSLKNYNNTYLGWTNIRTAITNSINVVTVEVMGDIGTSLGFQYAKDLGITTLTDGDNNQALALGGITNGVTNVDLTSAYATIANGGEYNSPIFYTTVVDHQGNIILDNRDNTSTRVLKETTAWLLTSAMEDVMTSGTGKAANFDVNGIAVAGKSGTTTKNRDTVFAGFTPYYTGVIWGGFDDNTPQSYTTYSKVIWKAVMSRIHESLSAKDFTMPDGIVTAQVCKKSGKLAIDGVCDCDPRGSMVYTEYFEEGTEPTEYCDKHYLGTVCTQSHMFANSECPAYSGVFIVGAAAGTADEAYGVDAATFGTYCPYHGGYQMPNTGVIGGSSSTTSDSSGGSEGTIQVIGGE; encoded by the coding sequence ATGAATTACGGAAAAGAAAATGCAGCTAAGCAGTCCGCTAAGCTTTCAGGACGTAAGAAGCGAAAACGTCACAGTGCCGGATTGGCCATTATTCGTATTTCGCTGATATGCATCGTCTCTGTAGTCATAGCTGGTGGTATTTTTGCTTACCTCTATGCAAAGAATCTCATTGACCAGCTTCCAGATGTATCCACAATAGATATCTCACCAACTGGTTACATGAGTACAGTTTATGATTCAGATGGAAATGAAATCGAAACCTTAGCATCAACAGGTGCCAATAGAACCTATGTTACTTTAGATAATATTCCTATCGATTTGCAGCATGCTTTCGTTGCAATTGAAGATGCTCGATTCTACGAGCACAACGGAATTGATCCACAGGGTATTATAAGAGCAGCAATGCAAGGTATCCTTGATGGTTTTCATTTTACTCAGGGTGCCAGTACAATCACCCAACAGCTGTTAAAGAATAACTATTTCACCACATGGACATCTGAGCGTACTAAGCTTGATAGTATTAATCGTAAAATCCAAGAACAGTACTTAGCTGTTCAGCTTGAGAAAATTGTTAGTAAAGATGTTATTTTAGAGAACTATCTTAATAGTATCAACTTAGGCCAGAACACTCTTGGTGTTGAGGCAGCAGCCGAGAGATACTTTAATAAATCTGTTTCAGATTTAACTCTTTCAGAATGTGCTGTTATTGCTGGAATCACTCAAAACCCAACAAAATACAATCCAATTTCTCATCCTGAGGAAAATGCAACTCGACGCAAAAAAGTCCTCAAAAACATGTTGGATCAAGGGTATATTACAGAAAGTGAATACGAAACAGCTCTCGCAGATGATGTTTACGATAGAATCCAGGTACTTAACACCGAAATTTCTACATCATCAACTTCTTATTTTGTTGATGCACTAACAGATGAAGTTATAGAAGATTTACAAACAAGACTTGGTTACACTGAAACTGAAGCATATTCACTATTATATTCAGGTGGTCTTTCAATCTACTCTACACAGGATACTTCAATCCAAAATATAGTAGAGGAAGAAGTTAACAATACTGATAACTACAAAGGAATTGAAAAGTATTCATTCTCCTACAGATTGACCATTACAAAATCAGATGGCTCCACAGCCAATTATTCTGACACAACAATGCTTTCTTATTATCAGTCAAGCAACTCTGGTTATACTCTTGAGTTTGATACCAAAGAGGAAGCAGCTGCTGCAATCGAAGAATACAAAGCAGCCATCATGGAAGATGGGGATGAAATCGCTGGAGAATCTGTAACATACACACTTCAGCCTCAAGCTGCTATGACAATTATCGATCAGTATACTGGTCAGGTTGTTGCAATGGTTGGTGGTCGTGGAGATAAAACAGCTGCCAAAACCCTTAACAGAGCAACAGGCATTACTCGTCAACCAGGTTCTACATTCAAGGTTATTGCTTGTTATGCTGCAGCACTTGATGCTGGCGGAATGACACTTGCATCAGTAGAAAATGATATGCCTACTACATATGCTGATGGCACATCACTTAAAAACTACAACAACACATACCTTGGCTGGACCAATATCAGAACAGCCATTACAAACTCTATCAACGTTGTTACTGTCGAGGTAATGGGTGATATCGGAACAAGCCTTGGCTTCCAATATGCAAAAGATTTAGGAATTACAACTTTAACTGATGGCGATAATAACCAGGCCCTTGCCCTTGGTGGTATCACAAATGGTGTTACTAATGTAGACCTAACATCTGCATATGCTACAATCGCAAATGGCGGCGAATATAACTCACCAATCTTCTACACTACTGTAGTTGATCATCAGGGAAATATAATTCTTGATAACAGAGATAACACTTCAACCAGAGTATTAAAAGAAACAACTGCTTGGTTGCTTACAAGTGCTATGGAAGACGTTATGACTTCAGGCACAGGTAAAGCTGCCAACTTTGATGTAAATGGTATTGCTGTAGCCGGCAAATCCGGTACTACAACAAAGAATCGTGATACAGTCTTTGCAGGCTTCACTCCATACTATACAGGCGTTATTTGGGGCGGATTTGACGATAATACACCTCAAAGCTACACAACCTACTCTAAAGTTATTTGGAAAGCTGTAATGAGCCGTATTCACGAGAGTCTGTCAGCAAAAGACTTTACAATGCCTGATGGTATCGTGACCGCACAGGTATGTAAAAAATCCGGTAAACTTGCTATCGATGGTGTGTGTGACTGTGACCCTCGTGGTTCTATGGTTTACACAGAATACTTTGAGGAGGGCACCGAGCCTACAGAATACTGTGATAAGCATTATCTCGGTACTGTATGTACTCAGTCACACATGTTTGCAAATTCAGAATGTCCTGCCTACTCAGGAGTATTTATCGTAGGCGCAGCTGCCGGAACTGCTGATGAAGCATACGGAGTTGATGCAGCCACCTTCGGAACATATTGTCCATATCATGGTGGATACCAAATGCCAAATACTGGTGTAATCGGTGGTTCATCATCCACAACAAGTGATTCTTCAGGAGGCAGTGAAGGAACTATTCAAGTAATTGGTGGCGAATAA
- the rapZ gene encoding RNase adapter RapZ has product MKLLILTGMSGAGKNTAFKMLEDMGYYCMDNLPIQLLKSVVELAENGAFDQKIVVGIDVRNGRAMKLLPDILQELDNDNKHFSILFLDAEDDVLIKRYKETRRNHPLSGRERIAAGIQQERESIGFLRDEADYVIDTTHLLTRELKEELEKIFVDDADYKSLFVTIISFGFKYGIPEDADLVFDVRFLPNPYYDTDLRPFTGNDQPIKDFVLKYEESQIFLEKTTDLIKFLIPNYIKEGKNQLVIAVGCTGGKHRSVCLADEIFEALNHDESYGLKIEHRDIGKDALRGK; this is encoded by the coding sequence TTGAAGCTATTAATTCTAACTGGAATGTCAGGTGCAGGAAAAAACACAGCATTTAAAATGCTGGAGGATATGGGCTATTATTGCATGGACAATCTTCCAATCCAATTGTTAAAGAGTGTTGTCGAATTGGCTGAAAATGGCGCTTTTGACCAAAAGATTGTTGTTGGAATAGATGTCCGTAATGGTAGAGCTATGAAACTTTTGCCTGATATTTTGCAGGAATTAGACAACGACAATAAACATTTTTCTATTCTGTTCTTGGATGCAGAGGATGATGTATTAATTAAACGATACAAAGAGACTAGACGTAATCATCCACTTTCTGGTAGAGAAAGAATTGCAGCAGGCATTCAGCAAGAAAGAGAGTCAATCGGATTTTTACGTGATGAGGCAGACTATGTTATCGACACAACTCACCTTTTAACAAGAGAGTTAAAGGAAGAGCTTGAAAAGATATTTGTTGATGATGCAGATTACAAGAGCCTTTTCGTAACTATCATTTCATTTGGATTTAAGTACGGAATTCCAGAAGATGCTGATTTGGTTTTTGACGTAAGATTTTTACCTAACCCATACTATGATACAGATCTTAGGCCGTTTACAGGAAACGACCAGCCAATTAAGGATTTCGTTTTAAAATATGAGGAGTCTCAGATTTTCTTAGAGAAAACAACTGACTTAATCAAGTTCCTGATTCCTAACTATATAAAAGAAGGAAAAAATCAGCTTGTTATTGCAGTTGGATGTACAGGCGGAAAGCACAGAAGTGTATGCCTGGCAGATGAGATTTTTGAGGCACTAAATCATGATGAGTCTTATGGACTTAAAATTGAGCATCGTGATATAGGCAAGGATGCTTTGAGAGGAAAATAA
- the whiA gene encoding DNA-binding protein WhiA: protein MSFSKEVKEELFSVIPKSRHCMVAEMSGIFLMEGLNAFQNYSDEPLNRKVFTLLNKTLNIGKDVTALSTDVLLETKKMLKLSDDSKVANDLVIQQPCCKRSFIRGAFLAAGSISDPNKGYHFEIVCNEEAMASQLTKVMNTFDVEAKYVSRNGKYVVYLKEGAQIVEILRVMEAAHSVMELENIRVVKEVRGTINRKVNCETANIGKTVNAAVRQIEAIRLLDEKVGLDTLPPQLQEIAQVRLDNPDTPLGALGQYLDPPIGKSGVNHRLKKLVQMAEQL from the coding sequence TTGTCATTTTCAAAAGAGGTAAAAGAGGAACTCTTTTCTGTTATTCCTAAAAGCCGTCACTGTATGGTTGCTGAAATGTCTGGCATTTTTCTCATGGAAGGATTAAATGCATTTCAGAACTATTCAGATGAACCATTAAACAGAAAAGTCTTTACTTTATTAAATAAAACACTTAATATAGGAAAAGATGTCACAGCACTGTCTACTGATGTCTTATTGGAGACTAAAAAAATGCTTAAGCTATCTGATGATAGCAAAGTAGCAAACGATTTAGTTATCCAGCAGCCATGCTGCAAGCGTTCATTCATAAGAGGAGCGTTTTTAGCAGCTGGTTCCATTTCAGACCCTAATAAGGGATATCATTTTGAGATAGTATGCAACGAAGAAGCTATGGCTTCGCAGCTAACAAAGGTTATGAACACATTCGATGTGGAAGCAAAATATGTTAGCAGAAATGGTAAATATGTTGTATACCTCAAAGAGGGCGCACAAATCGTAGAAATATTACGAGTTATGGAAGCTGCTCATTCTGTTATGGAACTAGAAAACATTAGAGTAGTTAAAGAAGTGCGAGGCACAATCAATCGAAAAGTCAATTGCGAGACTGCAAATATAGGCAAAACAGTTAATGCAGCTGTTAGGCAAATCGAGGCAATCCGCCTTTTGGATGAAAAGGTGGGGCTTGATACATTGCCACCGCAGCTACAGGAAATTGCCCAAGTCAGACTTGATAATCCAGACACACCGCTAGGAGCCTTAGGACAGTACTTAGATCCACCTATAGGCAAGTCAGGGGTTAATCATCGATTGAAAAAGCTGGTTCAAATGGCAGAACAGTTATAG
- the murB gene encoding UDP-N-acetylmuramate dehydrogenase — protein sequence MLNEKYQKLAEELKAQFPKSLILLEEEMKSHTTFRIGGPADIYIEPDYAAIIPLIQFLKEQEIPFIVIGNGSNLLVSDEGIEGVVISLGKQSNDITINGDTVVVEAGALLSTVANKAAKAGLTGMEFASGIPGSIGGAVFMNAGAYGGEMKDIIESVLILTSELEKKTVTPEELSMSYRHSSLMEDGGYVLSAVLKLSPGNPEEIQARIDEIKKQRTEKQPLNFPSAGSTFKRPEGYFAGKLIDDAGLRGYTVGGAQVSEKHCGFVVNKGDATAAEVLQLMSDVNDKVFNKFGVHLVPEVRIIGRNVN from the coding sequence ATGCTTAATGAGAAGTACCAGAAATTAGCAGAAGAATTAAAAGCACAATTTCCAAAATCTTTAATCCTTTTAGAGGAAGAAATGAAAAGTCACACGACTTTTAGAATAGGAGGTCCGGCCGATATTTATATCGAGCCGGATTATGCCGCTATTATTCCTTTAATTCAATTTCTTAAAGAGCAGGAGATTCCATTTATTGTTATAGGAAATGGAAGCAATTTGCTAGTGTCTGATGAGGGAATTGAAGGTGTTGTTATTTCCCTTGGTAAACAATCAAATGACATAACAATCAATGGTGATACAGTGGTTGTAGAAGCAGGAGCTTTGCTTTCAACTGTAGCTAACAAAGCTGCAAAAGCAGGGCTTACTGGAATGGAATTTGCATCAGGAATTCCAGGTTCAATAGGCGGTGCAGTTTTCATGAATGCAGGAGCCTATGGCGGAGAAATGAAGGACATAATTGAATCAGTTCTCATCCTAACATCAGAATTGGAAAAGAAAACTGTTACACCAGAGGAATTATCAATGTCGTATCGTCATTCATCTTTAATGGAAGATGGAGGATATGTTCTTTCTGCTGTTCTAAAGCTCAGTCCGGGAAATCCAGAAGAAATTCAGGCAAGAATTGACGAGATTAAAAAACAGCGCACAGAAAAGCAACCACTGAATTTCCCAAGTGCAGGTTCTACTTTTAAGCGACCAGAGGGATATTTTGCAGGAAAGCTAATTGATGATGCAGGCCTGCGCGGATATACTGTTGGTGGCGCTCAGGTTTCAGAAAAGCATTGTGGTTTTGTGGTAAACAAGGGTGATGCAACAGCAGCTGAAGTTTTGCAATTAATGTCAGATGTTAATGATAAAGTATTTAATAAATTTGGAGTTCATTTGGTTCCAGAGGTTCGAATCATAGGGAGGAACGTGAATTGA
- the fba gene encoding class II fructose-1,6-bisphosphate aldolase, with translation MLVSAKEMLDKAKAGHYAVGQFNINNLEWTKAILLTAQELNSPVILGVSEGAGKYMTGFGTVAAMVKAMDEELGITVPVALHLDHGTYEGCYKCIKAGFTSIMFDGSHYPFEENLAKSTELVNVAHGLGLSIECEVGSIGGEEDGVVGMGECADPNECKTIADLGVDMLAAGIGNIHGKYPENWQGLSFETLDAIQQKTGAMPLVLHGGTGIPADMIKKAIELGVSKINVNTECQLSFADATRKYIEAGKDLEGKGFDPRKLLAPGTDAIKATVKEKMELFGSVGKA, from the coding sequence ATGTTAGTTTCTGCAAAAGAAATGCTTGATAAAGCAAAAGCAGGCCACTATGCAGTTGGTCAGTTCAACATTAATAACCTTGAGTGGACAAAAGCCATTCTTCTTACAGCTCAGGAGCTTAACTCACCTGTAATCCTTGGTGTATCTGAGGGTGCTGGTAAGTACATGACAGGCTTCGGTACAGTAGCTGCTATGGTTAAGGCTATGGACGAGGAGCTCGGAATTACAGTTCCTGTAGCACTTCACCTTGATCATGGTACATACGAAGGATGCTACAAGTGCATCAAAGCTGGTTTCACATCAATCATGTTTGATGGTTCACACTATCCATTCGAGGAGAACCTTGCAAAGTCTACAGAGCTTGTTAATGTTGCTCACGGACTTGGCCTTTCTATCGAGTGCGAAGTTGGTTCAATCGGTGGTGAAGAAGATGGTGTTGTAGGTATGGGCGAGTGCGCTGATCCTAACGAGTGCAAGACAATCGCTGACCTTGGTGTAGATATGCTTGCAGCAGGTATCGGTAACATCCACGGTAAGTACCCAGAGAACTGGCAGGGACTTTCTTTCGAGACACTTGATGCTATTCAGCAGAAGACAGGTGCTATGCCACTCGTACTTCACGGTGGTACAGGTATCCCAGCTGATATGATCAAGAAGGCTATCGAGCTTGGTGTTTCAAAGATCAACGTTAACACAGAGTGCCAGCTTTCATTTGCTGACGCTACACGTAAATATATTGAGGCTGGTAAGGACCTTGAGGGTAAGGGCTTCGATCCACGTAAGCTTTTAGCTCCTGGTACAGATGCTATCAAGGCAACAGTTAAAGAAAAGATGGAACTTTTCGGTTCAGTTGGAAAGGCTTAA
- a CDS encoding diacylglycerol/lipid kinase family protein — MSKRLLFIINPRSGKGQIKEHLADILDIMIKAGYQVSVHITQAGGDATRQTIEQSKNFDRIVCSGGDGTLDEVVTGMMQLDPSERKPIGYIPAGSTNDFGNSLGIDKNMLNAAQISVSDKLFPCDIGRFNSDSFVYVAAFGIFTEVSYATSQDLKNLLGHAAYIIEGAKQLRDIPSFRMQVEYDGNVIYDEFIYGMITNSKSVGGFQGIIRGNIGLNDGVFEATLIKMPRNPMELNEILGFMTGIIPDSEMVYSFQTSEIKFTCSEDVPWTLDGEFGGNHKVVSVVDENSALEIAIE; from the coding sequence ATGTCAAAAAGATTATTATTTATTATCAATCCACGCTCTGGTAAAGGGCAGATAAAAGAACATCTGGCTGACATTCTGGATATAATGATTAAGGCTGGCTATCAGGTTAGTGTACACATTACACAGGCTGGTGGCGATGCAACAAGACAGACAATAGAACAGTCCAAGAATTTCGATAGAATCGTTTGCTCTGGTGGTGATGGAACACTTGATGAAGTGGTTACTGGTATGATGCAGTTAGATCCATCAGAAAGAAAACCAATTGGGTATATTCCAGCTGGTTCTACAAACGATTTTGGAAATTCACTTGGTATAGATAAGAACATGTTAAATGCAGCGCAGATTAGTGTTTCTGATAAACTATTTCCATGTGATATAGGTAGATTCAATTCAGATTCATTTGTATATGTGGCTGCATTTGGTATTTTTACAGAAGTTTCTTATGCTACATCACAGGATTTGAAAAATCTTTTGGGGCATGCCGCATATATAATCGAAGGTGCAAAGCAGCTTCGCGATATCCCATCATTCCGCATGCAGGTGGAATACGATGGCAATGTTATATATGATGAATTTATATACGGCATGATTACAAATTCTAAGTCTGTCGGTGGTTTTCAGGGTATCATAAGAGGAAATATTGGATTAAACGATGGTGTGTTTGAAGCTACATTAATCAAAATGCCTCGTAATCCAATGGAGCTTAATGAAATCCTAGGCTTTATGACTGGTATTATTCCAGATTCAGAGATGGTATACAGTTTCCAAACTAGCGAAATTAAGTTTACATGTAGTGAAGATGTCCCATGGACATTGGACGGAGAATTCGGTGGTAATCACAAGGTTGTTAGCGTCGTAGACGAGAACAGTGCCCTTGAAATAGCTATTGAATAG
- a CDS encoding glutamine synthetase III, which produces MEEYFNVADIFGENVFNDTVMQERLPKKTYQKLKQTILAGEELDLETADVIAHEMKEWAIEKGATHYTHWFQPLTGITAEKHDSFISAPLPSGKVLMSFSGKELIKGEPDASSFPSGGLRATFEARGYTAWDPTSPAFVRQDAAGATLCIPTAFCSYTGEALDQKTPLLRSMEVLSEQAIRLLRLFGNTNSKRVIPSVGAEQEYFLIDREMYLARKDLMYTGRTLFGAMPPKGQEMDDHYFGSIPERIEAYMRDVNIELWKLGVSSKTQHNEVAPAQHELAPIYAQCNVAVDHNQIIMETLRKVANRHGLQCLLHEKPFAGVNGSGKHDNWSLVTDDGINLFEPGKSPHENIQFLLVLCLVLKAVDLHADLLRESASDVGNDHRLGGNEAPPVIISVYLGEQLEDVLRQLISTGTATKSKKGEKLATGVKTLPDFRKDATDRNRTSPFAFTGNKFEFRMVGSQDSVGEPNVVLNTIMAEALCEACDELEKAKDFDSAVHDMIKKLATEHQRIVFNGNGYGEEWIEEAKKRGLPSINSLVEAIPALTTDATVSMFEKFGVFSKVELESRAEIEYEQYIKSINIEAKTMIDMASKQIIPAVIGYATELGLSIGTIQDACPEADVSTQKELLIKVSNYLREAKEALVKLKETNNKAYTMKASSCEKANFYHDEVIKAMEELRAPVDALEMIVDKECWPMPSYGDMIFEV; this is translated from the coding sequence ATGGAAGAATATTTTAATGTGGCAGACATCTTTGGAGAAAATGTATTTAACGATACAGTTATGCAGGAACGACTTCCAAAGAAGACTTATCAGAAGCTTAAGCAGACTATTCTTGCAGGAGAAGAGCTTGATTTAGAGACTGCTGATGTTATTGCACACGAAATGAAGGAGTGGGCTATTGAGAAGGGTGCAACCCACTACACACATTGGTTCCAGCCACTTACAGGTATTACAGCAGAAAAGCATGATTCATTCATTTCTGCTCCATTACCAAGTGGTAAGGTGCTTATGAGCTTCTCTGGTAAAGAGCTTATAAAAGGTGAGCCAGATGCATCATCGTTCCCTTCAGGAGGACTTAGAGCCACATTTGAGGCAAGAGGATATACAGCTTGGGATCCAACATCTCCAGCATTTGTTAGACAGGATGCAGCAGGTGCAACACTTTGCATTCCTACAGCTTTCTGTTCATATACAGGAGAAGCATTGGACCAGAAAACACCTTTGCTTCGTTCTATGGAAGTTTTATCAGAGCAGGCAATCAGACTTCTTAGATTATTTGGTAACACAAATTCTAAGCGTGTAATTCCTTCAGTTGGTGCTGAGCAGGAATACTTCCTAATTGACCGTGAAATGTATCTTGCCCGTAAGGATTTAATGTATACAGGTCGTACACTCTTTGGTGCAATGCCACCTAAGGGACAGGAAATGGACGACCATTACTTTGGTTCGATTCCAGAGCGAATTGAGGCCTATATGCGTGATGTTAATATTGAGCTTTGGAAGCTTGGCGTTTCATCTAAAACACAGCATAATGAGGTTGCTCCAGCTCAGCACGAGCTTGCACCAATCTATGCACAGTGCAACGTTGCAGTAGATCACAACCAGATTATCATGGAGACACTTAGAAAGGTTGCAAACCGTCATGGTTTACAGTGCCTCCTCCATGAAAAACCATTCGCAGGCGTAAATGGTTCAGGTAAGCATGATAACTGGTCACTTGTTACAGACGATGGAATCAATCTTTTTGAGCCAGGTAAATCACCACATGAGAACATCCAGTTCTTGCTTGTGCTTTGCCTTGTTCTTAAGGCTGTTGATTTACATGCAGATCTTCTTCGTGAGTCTGCATCAGACGTTGGTAATGATCACAGATTAGGTGGAAATGAAGCGCCTCCTGTAATCATCTCTGTATACCTTGGAGAGCAGCTGGAGGACGTTTTAAGACAGCTCATCTCTACTGGTACAGCTACTAAGTCAAAGAAGGGTGAAAAGCTTGCTACAGGCGTTAAAACGCTTCCTGACTTTAGAAAAGATGCAACAGATAGAAACCGTACATCACCATTTGCATTTACTGGAAACAAGTTCGAATTCAGAATGGTTGGTTCACAGGATTCAGTTGGTGAGCCAAACGTAGTTTTAAACACAATCATGGCAGAGGCACTTTGCGAGGCTTGTGATGAGCTTGAGAAAGCAAAGGATTTTGATAGCGCAGTTCATGACATGATAAAGAAGCTTGCTACAGAGCATCAGCGTATCGTATTTAACGGAAATGGATACGGAGAAGAGTGGATTGAGGAAGCAAAGAAGAGAGGCTTGCCAAGCATCAATTCTTTAGTAGAGGCAATTCCAGCTCTTACAACAGATGCAACAGTTTCAATGTTTGAAAAGTTTGGAGTATTCTCAAAGGTAGAGCTTGAGTCACGTGCTGAAATCGAATACGAGCAGTACATCAAGTCAATCAACATCGAAGCAAAGACTATGATAGACATGGCTTCTAAGCAGATTATTCCAGCTGTAATAGGCTATGCTACAGAGCTTGGACTTTCTATTGGTACAATTCAGGATGCTTGTCCTGAGGCCGATGTAAGCACTCAGAAGGAACTTCTCATTAAGGTATCTAATTATCTACGTGAGGCAAAGGAAGCCCTTGTAAAGCTCAAAGAGACAAACAATAAGGCATATACTATGAAGGCTTCTAGCTGCGAAAAAGCCAACTTCTACCACGATGAAGTTATAAAGGCTATGGAAGAGCTTCGTGCTCCTGTAGATGCCTTAGAAATGATTGTAGACAAAGAATGCTGGCCAATGCCTAGCTATGGAGATATGATTTTCGAAGTATAA
- a CDS encoding aminopeptidase, with translation MERKNAWSKYTSEKDKKKVMAFGEDYRKFLSTCKTERECVSFFVEKAEKAGFKNLDEAIASGKKLKAGDKVYAVNKGKELALFIVGSEDLESGMNILGAHIDSPRMDLKQNPLYEDADIALLDTHYYGGIKKYQWVTIPLALHGVLVKKTGEVMPVNVGEDENDPVFGISDLLIHLAADQMDKKGAKVVEGEDLNVIVGSIPGFDKKGEKEKESVKKNVLKLLKDKYDIEEEDFISAEIEVVPAGPARDFGFDRSMILGYGHDDRVCAYSSFMALIDCKEKLKKTACCLLVDKEEIGSVGATGMESRFFENIFAELYNLTGDYSELKLRRALTNCKVLSSDVSAAFDPNYASAFEKNNAAYLGRGLVFNKYTGARGKSGSNDASAEYVADVRNIMDKDNVFWQTAELGKVDQGGGGTIAYIMGNYNMQVIDSGVAVLSMHAPCEIISKVDLYEALLGYEAFIKYA, from the coding sequence ATGGAACGCAAGAATGCTTGGAGTAAGTATACTTCAGAAAAAGATAAGAAAAAGGTTATGGCCTTTGGTGAAGACTATAGAAAGTTTTTATCAACATGCAAAACAGAAAGAGAATGTGTTTCATTCTTTGTAGAAAAGGCAGAAAAAGCTGGATTTAAGAATCTTGATGAAGCTATTGCAAGTGGCAAGAAGCTTAAAGCAGGAGATAAGGTTTACGCTGTAAATAAGGGCAAGGAGCTTGCTTTATTTATCGTAGGTTCAGAAGATTTAGAGTCTGGCATGAACATCCTTGGTGCTCATATCGATAGCCCAAGAATGGACTTAAAGCAGAATCCTTTATACGAGGATGCAGATATCGCATTACTTGACACTCACTATTATGGTGGTATCAAGAAATACCAGTGGGTAACTATTCCACTTGCACTTCACGGTGTACTTGTTAAAAAGACAGGTGAAGTAATGCCTGTTAATGTAGGTGAAGATGAGAATGATCCAGTATTTGGTATTTCAGATTTACTTATTCACCTTGCAGCAGACCAGATGGACAAAAAGGGCGCAAAGGTTGTTGAAGGTGAAGACCTCAATGTTATCGTAGGAAGCATCCCAGGCTTTGATAAAAAGGGTGAGAAGGAAAAGGAATCTGTAAAGAAGAATGTTCTCAAGCTTCTCAAGGACAAGTATGATATCGAGGAAGAGGATTTCATTTCAGCAGAAATCGAAGTTGTTCCAGCCGGTCCAGCTAGAGACTTTGGCTTTGATCGTTCGATGATCTTAGGATATGGTCACGATGATAGAGTATGTGCATATTCATCATTTATGGCGCTTATTGATTGCAAAGAAAAATTAAAGAAGACAGCATGCTGCCTTCTTGTAGATAAGGAAGAAATCGGTTCTGTAGGCGCAACAGGTATGGAATCTAGATTCTTCGAGAATATTTTTGCAGAGCTTTACAATCTTACAGGAGACTATTCAGAGCTTAAGCTTCGTAGAGCCCTTACAAACTGCAAGGTACTTTCATCAGATGTATCTGCAGCATTTGATCCAAACTATGCATCGGCATTTGAAAAGAACAATGCAGCATATCTTGGACGTGGTCTTGTATTCAACAAGTACACAGGCGCTAGAGGTAAGAGTGGTTCAAACGATGCATCTGCAGAGTATGTAGCTGATGTACGTAACATCATGGACAAGGACAATGTATTCTGGCAGACAGCTGAGCTTGGTAAGGTTGACCAGGGTGGCGGTGGAACAATCGCATACATTATGGGTAATTACAACATGCAGGTAATTGACTCAGGTGTTGCTGTTCTTTCTATGCACGCTCCATGTGAGATTATTTCAAAGGTTGATTTATACGAAGCATTATTAGGATACGAGGCGTTTATTAAATATGCTTAA
- a CDS encoding HPr family phosphocarrier protein codes for MQKEVTIQMSNSMEATPIAHLVQLANQFASSIYFEMDEKKVNAKSIMGMMSLVLASGSKVVIDATGDDEEKAVTELADFLTK; via the coding sequence ATGCAGAAAGAAGTTACTATTCAGATGTCAAATTCAATGGAAGCTACACCAATAGCACACCTTGTGCAGTTAGCTAACCAGTTTGCAAGCTCAATCTATTTTGAGATGGATGAAAAGAAGGTTAATGCTAAAAGTATTATGGGTATGATGAGTTTGGTATTAGCTTCAGGATCAAAGGTAGTTATTGATGCTACAGGAGATGATGAAGAAAAGGCTGTCACAGAACTTGCTGATTTCCTTACAAAATAA